A stretch of the Gossypium hirsutum isolate 1008001.06 chromosome D07, Gossypium_hirsutum_v2.1, whole genome shotgun sequence genome encodes the following:
- the LOC107954700 gene encoding U-box domain-containing protein 15 encodes MGRDQEEEETPPATPTTTASAARKDQEEETWNHQKQILILELSEKLITGDLQAKIEAARDIRKVVRKSSVKTRSKFASAGVIQPLVFMLLSPNLDAREASLLALLNLAVRNERNKVNIVTAGAVPPLVELLKLQNSGLRELATAAILTLSAAAPNKPTIAASGAAPLLVQILSLGSVQGRVDAVTALHNLSTCKENSTPILDAKAVSPLINLLKECKKYSKFAEKATALLEILSMSEEGRVAICDSDGGILTLVETVEDGSLISTQHAVGALLSLCQSCREKYRELILKEGAIPGLLRLTVEGTSIAQERARTLLDLLRDSPQEKKLASSVLEKIVYDIATRADGADKAAETAKRLLEDMVQRSMELSMNRIQHRAASCTPAKVPSA; translated from the exons ATGGGTCGTGACCAGGAGGAGGAGGAGACACCACCGGCAACCCCAACGACCACCGCAAGTGCCGCCAGAAAAGACCAAGAAGAGGAGACTTGGAATCACCAGAAACAAATCCTTATTCTGGAACTCTCTGAGAAACTCATAACTGGAGATCTTCAGGCCAAGATTGAAGCTGCTAGAGATATAAGAAAAGTTGTTAGGAAATCATCTGTTAAGACACGTTCAAAGTTTGCTTCTGCCGGTGTTATTCAGCCTCTAGTTTTTATGCTCTTGTCTCCTAATCTTGATGCACGTGAAGCCTCCCTTCTTGCTCTCCTTAACCTTGCTGTTAGAAATGAAAG AAACAAGGTCAATATCGTGACAGCAGGGGCTGTCCCTCCTCTTGTTGAGCTTCTCAAATTGCAAAACAGTGGTTTGAGAGAGCTAGCCACAGCAGCAATATTAACACTCTCGGCTGCTGCACCTAACAAACCAACAATTGCAGCCTCTGGAGCTGCACCCCTTCTGGTTCAAATCCTTAGCTTGGGCAGTGTTCAAGGAAGAGTCGATGCTGTCACTGCCTTACACAATCTATCTACCTGCAAAGAGAACTCAACACCTATTCTCGATGCCAAAGCCGTTTCCCCACTTATCAACCTCCTGAAAGAATGCAAGAAATATTCCAAGTTTGCTGAAAAAGCAACTGCCCTGCTTGAAATCCTTTCTATGTCCGAAGAAGGGCGAGTTGCGATCTGTGATTCAGATGGTGGGATTTTAACCCTCGTGGAGACTGTCGAAGATGGCTCTCTTATCAGCACGCAGCATGCTGTTGGAGCTTTGCTTTCTTTGTGCCAGAGCTGTCGAGAAAAATATCGGGAACTCATTCTTAAAGAAGGTGCAATCCCTGGGCTTTTACGACTGACTGTAGAAGGCACAAGCATAGCTCAAGAAAGAGCTCGGACTCTCTTGGATTTGCTCAGAGATTCACCTCAGGAAAAGAAATTGGCTTCCTCAGTTCTGGAGAAAATCGTGTATGATATTGCTACCCGTGCCGATGGAGCTGATAAAGCCGCTGAAACTGCCAAGAGATTACTGGAAGATATGGTTCAAAGAAGCATGGAACTCAGCATGAACCGCATCCAACATAGGGCTGCATCTTGCACACCTGCCAAAGTTCCATCTGCATGA